DNA from Comamonas serinivorans:
TGTACACCGTGCCCTTCGAGCAGCAGTGGGTCAGCCGCGTGCACCAGGCCATGCAGACGGCGCGGCAGCGCGGCGCCATCCAGTACAAGGGGATCGAGAACATCCCGGCCCACCGCTACGCCGACACCGTGCGCAAGCAGGCCGAGCAGGGCTACAAGCTCATCATCGGCGAGGCCTTCGAGGCCGAAGAGGCCGTGCGCAAGGTGGCGGCCGAGTTTCCCGGCACGGCCATCGTGATGGGGTCGTCGGGCAAGCTGCAGGCGCCCAACTTCAGCGTGTTCGACAACTACATCCACGAGCCCTCGTACCTGGCCGGCATGTTGGCCGGTGGCATGACCCGCAGCAACCACATCGGCCTGCTGGGCGGCATGGCCATCCCCGAGGTGAACCGGCTGATGAACGCCTTCATCGACGGCGCGCGCGAGGTGAACCCGCGCGCGCGGTTCAGCACCGGCGTCATCAACAGCTGGCTGAACCAGCCCCGTGCGCGCCAGATGACCATGGCCATGGTCGATCAGGGCGTGGACGCGATGTTCGCCGCCACCATGGCCGGCGTCATCGAAACCGCGGCCGAGCGCAACATCCTGGCCTTCGGCAACATCATCCACCCGCAGCCGCAGTACCCGAACACGGTGGTGGCGTCGGCGCTGTGGCACATGGAGCCTACGGTCGATGCGGTCATCGCCGCCGTCCAGGCAGGTACCTACCAGGCCCGCGACCTGGCCTCGCTGTCGTTCATGCGCGCCAAGGGCGCTTCGCTGTCGCCGCTGGGCACGTTCGAGCGCAAGGTGGCGCCCGAGCTGCTGCAGCGCGTGCGCGCCAAAGAGGCCGACATCCTCAGCGGCCGCTTCGTGGTGCCGATCAAGGACGAGATCGAGCTCACGCTGCGCTGAGCGTCCATTCGCAGTCGGGATGGGGCGCGCCGGGCCAGCACCCGATCGACACCTGAGACCAGCGGATGCAAGCGGCGCGTTGGACGTGCTGACGCCGTTGCGGTCTGTCTGCTCGGTCAGACCTCGAGCTGAACCCGCCAGACCGGATGGCTCGTCCTCGTGGGGAGGCCGGCATGAACCGGGCGCAAAAAAGGGGCCGCTGGAGCCCCTGATCGTTGCGCCATTCGGCGGGTCAACGGTTCTTGGTGTTCTTCCGGGTGGCCTTTTTGGGCGCCGAGGTCTGCGAGGGTGCGGCTGCGCCGTCCACGCTCAGGCGGCCGCCGCCGCCCAGGCCCTGGCCACGGACGGTTTGCGCCTTGTAGTTGCGCAGCGAGATGACCATCTGGTTGTAGGCGTCGATGAAGGCGGCCGAGATGACCTTGCCCTGCGGCGTGTTCGAGTAGCCGCCCAGGCCACCGGCTGCGCCGCCGCCCATCAGGCCACCGAAGATGGACAGGTCGGTCTTGGAGGCGCTGCCTTGCGAGGCCGACACCTGCACGCCCGAGCGGTTGTCCACCAGGGTCAGCATGGTCGAGGCTTCGCGTGTCTTGGCGCTGCCGGCGATGGCACCCACTGCCCGCCCGCGGCTGCCGAACAAGCCGGCCAGGCCGGCCACGGCACCACCGGTGTTGTCTTCGTTGAAGATGATTTCGGGGGACAGGCCGTAGTCGGAGGCCACCATCTGGCCCTTGCCGAAATTGCTGCCCGAGCGCATTTCGCCCGATTGCATGAGGTCGCGTTCGCGGCTCATGGCGTTCATGCCGGCGGCACTGCGCTCAACCACCACGAAACAGTTGGACTGCTGCACCAGCAGACGCAACAGGTTGGCCGTGGGCGGCAGGCGGTATTCGTTGCGCAGGATGGTGTACCAGCCGGCGTTCTGGTTTTCGACCAGCGACACCGTGCCCATGGGCTCGGCACAGCGCTCGAGCGACGTGGTGGTGTTCTGGCTGCTGCTGCCCGCGGCGCCCCCGGTGACCTCGGAGTTGGGGTTGGCTGAGCCCATCTTCATGTTGGTGGTTTCGCAACCCGCCAGCAAGGCGGAGGCGCCCACCAGCGCGGCCAAGGCATACGTTCTCTTGAGCATGAGGTGTTCCTGATGAATGGCGGTGTCTGACGCGCCGGATGTCGCTGGATGTGGCGTTTGGCAACTGCCGCTGGCGCCGGGTTACTGCTTGGAAACAGTCGCAAAATTATAGGCAAGCGCCAGTCGATGCCAGGCAGGACCGCGACAGACCGCGTGGGGCCGGCCAGCGCGGCATCGCGGTCAGCCCCAGGCTGGAGACGATCGGCGCGGCGGCCTGGATGACGCTCTCGCCCGTGGCTGGCCGGGTGCCGGTCCGGTGGCGCCCATGCCGGCGCTTGCAGACGCGGCGCCCGTAAGATGCCCGGCTTGTTCAACCTGAGAGGAAACGCCATGCCCACCTACCACATCGAGATGATGGAGGGCCGCACGCTCGAGCAGAAGAAGCAGCTCGTCGAAGCCATCACCCGCGTCAGCGTCGAGGTGCTGGGCGGCTCGCCCGAATCGGTCGACATCCTCATCACCGACGTCAAGCGCGAGAACTGGGCCACCGGCGGCGTGCTGTGGTCCGAGAAGAAGTGATCGGGCCACCCGCGAACGGCCAGGGCGATCAAGTCAGCCGCTGAGGCCTCCGGGCATCGGGCCTCGCGGCCTCAATCCACCTCGATCTTTTCGCGCTGGATGACGGCCCCCCATTGCGGGATCTCCTTGGCGATGCGCTTGCCGAAGGCGTCGGCCGATTCGGTGAGCACATCGCCCTGCATGGTCAGCGTGGTCCGCACCTTGGGGTCGTGGGTGGCGGCGCGCAGGGCCTCGTTTACCTTGCTGACCACGGCGGGCGGCGTGCCGGCCGGCACGAACACGCCCATCCAGTAATTCACGTCGACGGGGTAGCCGGCTTCGGTCATGGTCGGGACGTTGGGCAGGCGGGCCACGCGCTTGGGGGCTGTGATGGCCAGCGGCTTGATCTTGCCGGTTTCAAAGTTGGGGGCCGAGTTGGGGATGTCGAACATGGCCTCGACCTCGCCGGCCATCAGCGCCATCTGCGCCGGTGCCTGGCCCTTGTAGGGCACGTGGATGGCTTCGAAGCCTTCCTTGTTGCCCAGCATGGCAAAGGTCAGGTGGGCCAGGTTGCCGAGGCCGGCCGAGGCGTAGCGCAGCTTGCCGGGGTGGGCCTTGGCCCAGGCGATCAGGTCCTTGGCCGACTCGATCTTGTTGGCCTTGGCCCAGGCCGGGTTCACCGCCAGCACGAACTGGCCTTCGATGATGGGCGTCACCGGCAGCAGGCTTTCGGCCTTGTAGCTGAGCTTGCGGTACAGCTGCGGGTTGACGGTGATGCTGCTGGAGTTGGTCATCAGCAGCGTGTGGCCGTCGGGCGCGGACCGCGCGACTTCGCTGGCCCCGATGGCGCTGTTGGCGCCGGGCTTGTTGTCCACGATGACGGTCTGGCCCAGGGCGCGCGACATGTGGTCGGCCAGCGCGCGCGTCAGCGTGTCCGAGATCGAGCCCGCCGGCCCGGCGGCCACGAACCGCACCATGTGCGTCGGCCACTTGCCGTCGGCGGGTTTGGCGTCCTGGGCCCAGGCCGGCAGGCCGATGAGGCTGACGCAGGCCGCCAGCCACAGGCGGCGGTGCAGGGCGGTGCGGGGAGCGGGGTGAGCGGGGGTGAAGCGGGTGTCCATGGCTGTCTCCTGATCTTGGGTGTGTTGTCGCATGGGGTATGGCGGCATCTGCGTTTGAGGATGAACGGCAGTACCGGCATACCGGTCTTCATGTGCGGGGTGGGGCGCAGCCCGGGCCGGCGGGCACCCGGGCGGGGGCCGTGCCTCAGTCCAGCGAAATGCCTTCGCGCTGGATGACGGCGCCCCAGGTCGGCACCTCGCTGGCGATGCGCTTGGCGAAGCTGGCGGGGTCGGTCACCACGGGGTCGCCCTGCATGCTCAGCGCGTTTTTCACAGCGGGATCGTTGGGCATCTGCTTGATGGCCGCGTAGAGCTTGTCGATCACGGCCTGCGGCGTGCCCTTGGGCGCGAGGGCGCCGAGCCAGAAGCTCACGTCGAAGCCGGGCACGCCGGCCTCGGCCATGGTGGGCACGTTGGGCAGCCTGGCCATGCGCTTGCTCGAGGTCACGGCCAGCGCCTTGAGCTTGCCGTTTTCGATCTGCGGGATGCTGGGCGGCGTGTCGAACAGGGTCTGGATCTCGCCGCCGATGGCGGCCAGCTGGGCCTGCGAGCCGGCCTTGTAGGGCACGTGCACGGTCTGCACCTGCTTGCGGTTGCTCAGCATGGCGAACGACAGGTGGGCGATGTTGCCGGGGCCGGCCGAGCCGTAGCTCAGCTGGCCGGGGTGCGCCTTGGCCCAGTTCATCAACTCGTCCAGCGTGTTCACCTTGGCGCCCTGGGCCCAAGCCGAGTTCACGACCAGGATGAAGGGCGCGTCGATGATCTGCGAGATCGGGGCGAAGTCAGCCGGCTTGTAGTTGACCTTTTTGTAGATCTGCGGGTTGATCGTCACGCTGCTGGAGTTGGTGACCAGCAGCGTGTAGCCGTCGGGCGTCGCACGCGCCACTTCGGTGGCGCCCAGCATGCCGTTGGCGCCGGGCTTGTTCTCGACCACGAAGGGCTGGCCCAGCGACTTGCTGAGCTGGTCGGCCATCAGGCGGGCGATGGCGTCGGTCACCGAGCCGGCCGGAAAGCCGACCACCACGCGCACGGCCTTGCTCGGGTACTCGGCTGCCTGGGCGGTTACGGGGCTGAGCACCGTGCACGCGGTCGCAGCGGCCAGACCCAGCAGCTGGCGTCGGGCGATGGGGGAAAGGAAGGGGTTCGACATCACGGGTCCTTGCGAATCAAGTTGGCAGTATCGGTGTCATGCCGTTGCATGAAGAACGGCGATGGCCTCATACCTCTGAAAACCATGCGGGCGTGGCGCTGCCAGCCCGGGCCTGAACGCCCGGACATGCACATGGGGATGGTGGCCGGCGCGGGCCCCGAACGCGCATCGGGGTGCCGCACGCCAGCCGGCGGCGCTCAGCCTTTGCCGACGGCCGAGGTGCCGATCACCTGCTGGGCCCGCAGCTCGGCCAGACGCTCGTCCGACAGGCCCAGGTGCTCGCGCAGCACGGCTTCGGTGTGCTCACCCAACATGGGCGAGGCGTTGTGGATGGGCATGGGCGCACCCCCTTCGCGGTAGTAGGTGGTGGTGGACACGTAGGGGCCCACCGGGCGCTCGAGCGTGCACCAGAAGCCGCGCGCCAGCAGGTGCGGGTCGCGCATCACGCTGGCGATGGGCTTGGCTTCGCCCGCCGGCACACCGGCCGCCTGCAGGGTGTACAGCGCCGCGTCGGCCGAGCGGTGGCCGCACCAGCCGGCGATGGCCTGGTCGATCTCGTCCTGACGGGCGCGGCGTCCCTCCAGGGTCTGCAGCCCGGCATCGGTGGCCCAGTCGGGCTTGCCGATCACCTCGCACAAGGCCTGCCACTGCGGCGTGGACTGGATGGACACCAGCATCCAGGCGTCGATGCCCATGGTGCGGTAGATGCCCTGCGGCACATGGCGCGCGTGGCGGTTGCCGATGCGCGGGCTGGTTTCACCGCGCACCGATTGCTCGATGATGTAGGGCGCGGCCAGCGAGAGCATGCCCTCGACCTGCGACAGGTTGATGTGCCGGCCCTTGCCGTCGCGCTGCTGCGCGATCAGGCCCAGCAACAGTGCCGAGCTGCTGTTGAAGCCACCGATGGGGTCGCCATAGGCGTAGGCCGTCATGGCGGGCGGGCCGTCGGGGTGGCCGGTGTGCAGCGGCAGGCCCGAGGCCTGTTCCAGCGTGCCGCCGTAGGCGCGGGCGTTGCTCCAGGCGTTGCCCACGCCAAAAGCCGGCATGGTCAGCATGACCAGGCGCGGGTTCACCTCGCGCAGCACCGGCCAGTCCAGGCCCAGCTTGGGCAACACCTCGGCCGAGTAGTTTTCGATCACCGCGTCGGCACCGGCCACCAGCTGCTTGAGCAGCTCGCGTCCGGTCTCGCTGGTCAGGTCCAGCGTGATGCCGCGCTTGTTGCGGTTCATCAGCAGGTAGTTGTGGTTGAACTCGTAGGTCTTGCCGCGGAAGTAGGCGTCGTTGTAGACCGCGCCGCGCCACCAGTCGGCGTACGACACGGATTCGACCTTGATGACCTCGGCCCCCAGGTCGGCCAGCTTGCGCGTGGCGAACGGTCCGGCCCAGCCCATGGTCAGGTCGATGATGCGCACCCCGGCCAGCGGCAGCGTGCCGGCTGCGGCGGGCTTCAGCGCCTCGGGCCGGCGCTCCAGGCCGGGGCCGCGGTAGTGCGCGTTGTGCTGGCCCAGCAGCGGGGCCTGGCCACCGCGCAGCGGCCCGCTTTCGCCCAGGCGCTGCGGCAGCACCGGGGCTTCGAAGCGGGCCTGGCCGTCCTGCACCGGCACGAAGGCGCCGCGATCGCGGTGCACGGTCTGCTGCATCAGCTGCTCGGTGGTGGGCACGATGACGGCAGGGTGCTTCTCGGCCGACAGGCGCTCGAACCACTCGGCCGAAGTGCGCGTGGGGAAGACCTCGCGCAGCACGGCGTCGATCTCGTCGGCGTTGGCCATGCGGTCGGGCCCGATGGCGAAGCGCGGGTCGTCGGCCATGTCGGGCCGGTCGATGGCGCGGCACAGGCCTTTCCACTGCGGCAGCGTGACGGTGAACACGCCGATGAAGCTGTCCTGCGTCTTGAAGATGCCGCCGGGCTGGGTGGAGCCGTAGCGGTTCACACCCAGGCGCGGGCCCACGCCGCTGATCTGGGCGATGCCGGCCTCCATCTCGACGACGTGGAACAGGATTTCCTGCACCGACAGCACGTAGTGGCGGCTGCCACCGCGGCGGCCCAGCCAGCCCGCGGCCACGGTGCCGAAGGTCGCCAGGCCGGTGACCACGCCCGAGTGCGAGTCGTGCGGCAGGTGGGGCGGGCCTTCGACCGGCCCGTTGCCGTGCACGGCGCCCGACATGGCGCGGGCCACGGCGTCGCCGCCCACGAAATGGCGATAGGGGCCGCTGTCGCCGAACCAGGTCAGCTGCGCGGTGAGGGGCTGGTGCGCGGCCGTGGGCGGCACCAGTGGCTGGGCCAGCGCGGCCAGGCCCTGCTCGCCCAGCGCCCGGGCGTCGAGCACGATGTCGGCCGAAGCCGCCAGCTGCGCGAGCCAGGCCTGGTCGGCCGGCTGGCCGGCGTCGGCGGTCACGCTGTGCTTGTTGGTGTTCAGCCAGGCGAAATAGGCGCTGTCCTCGCCCTGGCCGGTGTTCACCAGCGGCGGCCAGGCGCGCAGTTCATCGCCGGCCGGCGGCTCCACCTTGATGACTTCGGCGCCAAAGTCGGCGAACAGCTTGCCGGCAAAGGCCACGCCCTGGCCGGGACCGACCTCGAGCACGCGCACGCCCACAAAGGGCAGGGCATCGGCCTGGGGTGGGTGGCGAACGTCGTCGGGGCTCATGCTGTCTCCTGAAATGATGTTGGGGTATGCCTACGCTGCCGTTTCTTTGTTAACGGCAATTCACTGATACTGCTCTGAAAACAACGAAAGGACCACGCCGGGCAGGCGGCCGGAGCCGCCCGCCGCTCACCAGGTGTCGACGAAGCGGCCCCGCGGTTTGGCGGCGTGCATCTCGGTCGCGTGCAGGCCGGACACCAGCCATTTGCGCGTGTCGGCCGGGTCGATCACGGCGTCGATCTCGGTGTTGCCGGCCACGTTGATGGCATGGCCGCGCTCGTACATCTGCGCCACCAGCTGGTCGTACAGCGCGCGGCGCTCGGGGCCATCGGGCACGGCTTCCAACTCCTTCTTGAAGCCGAGCTGGATCGCGCCTTCCAGGCCCATGGGTCCGTACTCGCCCGTGGGCCACGAGACGGTGAAGTGGCTGGCGTGCCAGCCGCCGCCGGCCATGGCCATGGCGCCCAGGCCATAGCACTTGCGCAGCGTGACGGCCAGGATGGGCATGCGCAGCTTGGCCGCGGCCACGAACATGCGCGAGACGTGGCGCACCTGGGCCTTGGCCTCGATGTCGGGGCCGACCATGAAGCCGGGCGAGTCGATCAGCGACACGATGGGCAGGCCGTGCGCGTCGCACAGCTGCATGAAGCGCGCGGCCTTGTCGCCGGCGTCGGCGTCGATGGCGCCGCCCAGGTGGCGCGGGTTGTTGGCCATGATGCCGACGGGCCGGCCTTCGATGCGGGCCAGCGCGGTGTGGATGCCGATGCCGAAGCCCTCGCGCAGCATCAGCACGCTGCCCGCGTCGGCAATGCCGTGGATGGCGGCGCGCGAGTCGTAGGCGCGCAGGCGGTTCTCGGGCACCACGTTGCGCAGCGCCAGCGGGTTGGGCGCCGACCAGTCGCGCACCTTGCCCTGGAAGAACGACAGGTAGTGCTTGGCCACGGCCACGCCCTCGGTCTCGTTCTCGACCAGCACGTCGATCACGCCGTTGGCGTACTGCACCGGGGCCGGGCCCACGTCCTCGGGCTTGAAGATGCCCAGGCCGCCGCCTTCGATCATGGCCGGGCCGGCCAGGCCGATGTTGGACGACTTGTCGGCAATGATGACGTCGCAGCAGCCGACGAAGGCGGCGTTGCCCGCGAAGCAGCGGCCGGACACGATGCCGACCACCGGCACCTCGCCGCTCAGCTGGGCGAACGAGGAGAACGACGAGGTCTGGTAGCCCGAGATCGACGGGAAGTCGATGTCGCCGGGGCGGCCGCCGCCGCCTTCGCCGAACAGCACAAAGGGCAGCTTGTCGCGCAGCGCGACTTCGACGATGCGGTCGGTCTTGATGTGGTTGCGCTTGCCCTGCGTGCCGGCCAGCACGGTGGCGTCGTAGGCCATGATGGCCGTGCGGGCGCGCTCGGCCGCCACCTGGGCGCCGTTGACGTTGCCCACGCCGGTGATCAGGCCATCGGCCGGCGTGTTGGCGATCAGGTCTTCGGCGCTGCGGCGCTTGGCCTGGGCCGCGATGGCCAGGCCGCCGTACTCGACGAAGCTGCCGTCGTCATCGAGCAGGTCGGCCACGTTCTCGCGCGCCGTGCGCTGGTTGCGCGAGCGGCGGCGCTTCACGGCCTCGGGGCGGTTCTCGTCCCACAGGAAGGCCTGGCGGTCGATCAGGCGCTGCAGGTCGGGGCGGATGCGCTGTTCATCGGCTTGTTCCGAGTATTGGGCTGCTTCCGAAGTGTGATCAACGGGATCGAGTACATACAGGATGGCTTGATCGGGCACCACGTCGCCGACCTTGCCGCGCCCGTCGACCACGCGGCCGGCGGCCTGGGCCACGACTTCGTGCTGCATCTTCATGGACTCGATCACGGCCACCACCTGGCCGGCGTGCACCAGGTCGCCATCGCCCACCTGCAACTCGATCAGCGTGCCGTTGGTGGGCGCGCGCACGGCGATCAGGGTGTCGTCGTCCAGGGCCTCGGCGCTGACGGCGGCCTTGGCCGGGCCGGTGCCGATGGGGGCCAGCACCGACTTGGCCTCCTGCGCGGCGATGGCCTGCGCCTGCTCGACCAGGCCGGGCAGGGCGGTTTCCAGGTAGCGCGTGTGCACGTTCTGGGTGGCGAAGTCGGGCAGGTTCACCAGGGCACGCAGCAGCGGCAGGTTGGTGGCCACGCCGCCGATGCGGAACTCGGCCAGCGCGCCCTTGAGGCGGCGCACGGCTTCGGCGAAGTCGGCGGTGGGCGAGGTGACGATGAGCTTGGCCAGCAGCGTGTCGTACAGCGGCGAGGGCGTGTAGCCCGTGTAGCCGTGCGTGTCCACGCGCACGCCGGGGCCGGCCGGCGGGTCAAACGGCAGCAGCTGCCCGTGCGAGGGCTTGGCCTGGCCTTGGGCGTCGATGCTTTCGCCGTTCACGCGCAGCTGGATGGAGAAGCCCTTGGCCGCGGGCGGCTGCTCGGGGTTCAGGCCCAGGTCGCGCAGCGACCGGCCCTGGGCCAGCTTGAGCTGGGTTTCGACGAGGTCGACGCCGGTCACCTGCTCGGTCACCGTGTGTTCGACCTGCAGGCGCGGGTTGGCCTCGATGAACACGAAGCCGACCTGCTGGCCAGCCTCGTTCTCCTCGACCAGGAACTCGAAGGTGCCCAGGCTGCGGTAGCCCACCTGCGTGGCCATGCGGCGTGCGGCGCCGACGATCTGCTCGCGCAGCGCGGCATCGAGTCGCGGGCTGGGGGCCATCTCGACCAGCTTCTGGAAGCGGCGCTGCAGCGTGCATTCGCGCTCGCCCAGGGCGATGACCTGCTGGCCGTCGCCGACGATCTGCACCTCGATGTGGCGCGCGCGCACCACCAGGCGTTCGGCGTACACGGCGTCCAGACCGAAGGCCGATTTCGCCTCGGACTGGCAGCGTGCGTAGGCGGCCGCCAGCTCGCCGCGTTCGCGCACCACGCGCATGCCGCGCCCGCCACCGCCGCCCACGGCCTTGATGACGATGCCCGAGCCGCCCTGCGCGTCGAAGAAGGCCTCGATGTCGGCCAGCGAGGCCGCGCCCTGGGTGGAGGGCATGACCGGCACCTGGCAGGCCTTGGCCAGGTCGATGGCGATGGCTTTGTCCCCGAACTGGGCCAGTTGATCGGGCGTGGGGCCCACGAAACGGATGTCGGCCTGTTCGCAGCGCTGGGCGAAGTCGGCGCGCTCGCTGAGGAAGCCGTAGCCGGGGTGTACCGCGTCGGCCCCGGTGTGGCGCGCGGCCGCGATCACGGCGTCGATGTTCAGGTAGGCGGCAGGCCCGCTGCCGGGCAGCGCCACGGCTTCGTCGGTGATCTGCCGGTGGCGCGATTGCGCATCGTCTTCGGCGTACACGGCCACGGTGGGAATGCCGAGGTCGCGTGCGGCACGGGCCACGCGCATGGCAATCTCGCCACGGTTGGCGATCAACAACTTACGCATGCTGGTTTGTCTCCTGGGGGGCTTTGAATGGGTGCGAGCCGCCTTGCGGGCATGCTACGGCGCTCGCGGGGCAATTTCGGTCACCTGCGGCGCTTTGCCGGTGCAGGGGTGGCGGGGCTGGGCTGACCCAGCGCCTGGCTGGCGGCGGCAGAGCGGGTGGCACCGGCGGCGAACTCGGACAGCGCGGTCAGGGTCTGCAACTGATACTGCGGGGCGGCCGTGCCCAGCTGGCGTTGCTGCAGCTCGCGCAACACGTGCTCGCGGTTGTCGTCCAGCATCTTGCGCAGCCAGGCCTCGCAGGCCACGTCGTTCCAGGCGGCCATCAGCTCGCACAAGGTGGCGTAGTCATCTGTCATCTGCTGGCGCCGTTCGGGGGTCTGAAAGTCCATGGGCCGGTCGCGCCAGATCACGCCCCAGCTCGACATGTGGCCGTGGTCGCTGACCATGCGGCGCAGCACGTCCGAGCCGCAGTGGCGCAGCAAGGTCACGCCCAGGCCGTTGGCCACTTTGGCGAATTGCATGGGCGTGATGTCGGCCTGCTGATTGGCCTGAGCCAGGGCCTGTGCCACGTCCCGCAGATCGGCCAGCGCCTGCGGGTCGCGCTGGCGGGCCACGTAACGCGCGGCCAAGCCCGTCAACACGCCGCGCACGTTGAACAAGTCGGCAATCAGGTCGGGCGTGAACCCCACCACGTAGGTGCCACGGCGCGGTTCGGTGCGCACCAGGCCACGGCGTTCCAGCAGGCCGATGGCCTCGCGCACCGGGCTGCGGCTGACGCCATAGTGCGCGGCCAACTCCTCCTCGAGGATGCGCGCGCCGTCTTTCAGCTCACCGCTCACGATGGCGACGCCGATGTCGTTGGCCATGCGGTGGGCAATGCCCTGCTGCGGGTTGACCTTGGGCAGGGACTGGGACAGGCGCGTGGCCTTGCCCGGCTTGGCAAGCGGGTCCTGCAGCGCGGGGTCGTCGGTGGAGGGGAACGGCATGCGGCTAGTTTGTCGTTTGTCGACAAAATGAATTCGCGGGTTAACCCTGGCGCAGAGTCGCTGCCGTGACTCGGGTGAATGGCTCATGTCGCGTGACGGTGAACCTGCTCGTGGTCAGCGCGTTCGCGGGGTTGTTCGACGCGCCATCAGAAGCGCTGGCGATGGGCGTTGAGGGAAGAGGCTGTCGATGCCGTCGCCCAGCGCGCCACGACGCGGAGGCGGGGCTGCGGGGGCACGGCTGCAGCAAGCGCGTGTTTCTGGGGCTGGGCGTCAGGATGCGCCCGTAGGCGCTGGCCAGTCCGAGGTCGAAGGCTCACCGGCGCAGATCGCCAACCGGCGGAGGCTGGCGCCAGGAGGGGGCGGTCCGCGATGGGGTGGTGCTGATGACTTGAGGGGTATGAGGGTATCGCCGTTTTCACCGCAACGGCAATTGCCGCATACTCACCGTTTGAGTCGCTTGGACAGGTGCTGAACGCCCAGCGCCAGGGCGCCGGCCAGCACGCCCCAGAAGGCCGACCCGATGCCGGCCACCGTGACGCCCGACAGCGTGACGAGGAAGGTGATGGTGGCGGCTTCGCGGTGGTCCTCCTGCGCCATGGCCGCGGCCAGGCCGCCGCCGATGCTGCCCAGCAGCGCCAGGCCGGCGATGGCCGCCACCAACTCGGTCGGGAAGGCCAGCAGCAGGCCCGACACGGCGGCGCCGAAGAGGCCGATGACCGCGTACATCAGCCCGCAGGCCACGGCGGCCGTGTAGCGTTTGCCGGGGTCGGGGTGCGCCTGCTCGCCCATGCAGATGGCGGCCGTGATGGCGCTGAGGTTGAGCGCATAGCCGCCAAACGGCGCCAGCACCAGCGTCACCA
Protein-coding regions in this window:
- a CDS encoding Bug family tripartite tricarboxylate transporter substrate binding protein, which codes for MSNPFLSPIARRQLLGLAAATACTVLSPVTAQAAEYPSKAVRVVVGFPAGSVTDAIARLMADQLSKSLGQPFVVENKPGANGMLGATEVARATPDGYTLLVTNSSSVTINPQIYKKVNYKPADFAPISQIIDAPFILVVNSAWAQGAKVNTLDELMNWAKAHPGQLSYGSAGPGNIAHLSFAMLSNRKQVQTVHVPYKAGSQAQLAAIGGEIQTLFDTPPSIPQIENGKLKALAVTSSKRMARLPNVPTMAEAGVPGFDVSFWLGALAPKGTPQAVIDKLYAAIKQMPNDPAVKNALSMQGDPVVTDPASFAKRIASEVPTWGAVIQREGISLD
- a CDS encoding CaiB/BaiF CoA transferase family protein; the encoded protein is MSPDDVRHPPQADALPFVGVRVLEVGPGQGVAFAGKLFADFGAEVIKVEPPAGDELRAWPPLVNTGQGEDSAYFAWLNTNKHSVTADAGQPADQAWLAQLAASADIVLDARALGEQGLAALAQPLVPPTAAHQPLTAQLTWFGDSGPYRHFVGGDAVARAMSGAVHGNGPVEGPPHLPHDSHSGVVTGLATFGTVAAGWLGRRGGSRHYVLSVQEILFHVVEMEAGIAQISGVGPRLGVNRYGSTQPGGIFKTQDSFIGVFTVTLPQWKGLCRAIDRPDMADDPRFAIGPDRMANADEIDAVLREVFPTRTSAEWFERLSAEKHPAVIVPTTEQLMQQTVHRDRGAFVPVQDGQARFEAPVLPQRLGESGPLRGGQAPLLGQHNAHYRGPGLERRPEALKPAAAGTLPLAGVRIIDLTMGWAGPFATRKLADLGAEVIKVESVSYADWWRGAVYNDAYFRGKTYEFNHNYLLMNRNKRGITLDLTSETGRELLKQLVAGADAVIENYSAEVLPKLGLDWPVLREVNPRLVMLTMPAFGVGNAWSNARAYGGTLEQASGLPLHTGHPDGPPAMTAYAYGDPIGGFNSSSALLLGLIAQQRDGKGRHINLSQVEGMLSLAAPYIIEQSVRGETSPRIGNRHARHVPQGIYRTMGIDAWMLVSIQSTPQWQALCEVIGKPDWATDAGLQTLEGRRARQDEIDQAIAGWCGHRSADAALYTLQAAGVPAGEAKPIASVMRDPHLLARGFWCTLERPVGPYVSTTTYYREGGAPMPIHNASPMLGEHTEAVLREHLGLSDERLAELRAQQVIGTSAVGKG
- a CDS encoding CsgG/HfaB family protein; this translates as MLKRTYALAALVGASALLAGCETTNMKMGSANPNSEVTGGAAGSSSQNTTTSLERCAEPMGTVSLVENQNAGWYTILRNEYRLPPTANLLRLLVQQSNCFVVVERSAAGMNAMSRERDLMQSGEMRSGSNFGKGQMVASDYGLSPEIIFNEDNTGGAVAGLAGLFGSRGRAVGAIAGSAKTREASTMLTLVDNRSGVQVSASQGSASKTDLSIFGGLMGGGAAGGLGGYSNTPQGKVISAAFIDAYNQMVISLRNYKAQTVRGQGLGGGGRLSVDGAAAPSQTSAPKKATRKNTKNR
- a CDS encoding tripartite tricarboxylate transporter substrate binding protein, with protein sequence MDTRFTPAHPAPRTALHRRLWLAACVSLIGLPAWAQDAKPADGKWPTHMVRFVAAGPAGSISDTLTRALADHMSRALGQTVIVDNKPGANSAIGASEVARSAPDGHTLLMTNSSSITVNPQLYRKLSYKAESLLPVTPIIEGQFVLAVNPAWAKANKIESAKDLIAWAKAHPGKLRYASAGLGNLAHLTFAMLGNKEGFEAIHVPYKGQAPAQMALMAGEVEAMFDIPNSAPNFETGKIKPLAITAPKRVARLPNVPTMTEAGYPVDVNYWMGVFVPAGTPPAVVSKVNEALRAATHDPKVRTTLTMQGDVLTESADAFGKRIAKEIPQWGAVIQREKIEVD
- a CDS encoding 4-oxalocrotonate tautomerase, translating into MPTYHIEMMEGRTLEQKKQLVEAITRVSVEVLGGSPESVDILITDVKRENWATGGVLWSEKK
- a CDS encoding BMP family protein, translating into MDTRLIPSTLRRRTAILGLAAAPWTPGWAQSGGRAPIKAAGVYTVPFEQQWVSRVHQAMQTARQRGAIQYKGIENIPAHRYADTVRKQAEQGYKLIIGEAFEAEEAVRKVAAEFPGTAIVMGSSGKLQAPNFSVFDNYIHEPSYLAGMLAGGMTRSNHIGLLGGMAIPEVNRLMNAFIDGAREVNPRARFSTGVINSWLNQPRARQMTMAMVDQGVDAMFAATMAGVIETAAERNILAFGNIIHPQPQYPNTVVASALWHMEPTVDAVIAAVQAGTYQARDLASLSFMRAKGASLSPLGTFERKVAPELLQRVRAKEADILSGRFVVPIKDEIELTLR